CCGCCCAACTGCGGCTCGATCGAGCTGTAGAACGGCACCCAAAGTGTCGCAACGAAAGGCAGTATGAAGAGGAGATACCAAAGCCAACTGGCCCCCCGCTTGTCGCTCGATTGTTCCGCCACGTTGCCCTCCCTCGTCATTGCGCCGCGCAT
The genomic region above belongs to Alphaproteobacteria bacterium and contains:
- a CDS encoding DUF3311 domain-containing protein; this encodes MAEQSSDKRGASWLWYLLFILPFVATLWVPFYSSIEPQLGGVPFFYWYQFLWIFISAALTLIVYFATTPKK